A region from the Salminus brasiliensis chromosome 22, fSalBra1.hap2, whole genome shotgun sequence genome encodes:
- the LOC140543831 gene encoding alanine aminotransferase 2-like: MTENGFLHHGKVLTVDTMNPNVKRVEYAVRGPIVQRAVQIEKELREGVKKPFTEVIKANIGDCHAMGQKPITFFRQVLALCSYPELLEDNKFPEDAKSRARRILQACGGGSIGAYSASQGIELVRNDVARYIERRDGGIPCNPDNIYLSAGASDAIMTMLKLLVSGEGSSRTGVMISIPQYPLYSAGLAELAAVQINYYLDEAKCWSLDVEELRRALQAARKHCRPRVLCIINPGNPTGQVQSRQCIEDVIKFAAEENLFLMADEVYQDNVYAEGCQFHSFKKVLFEMGPEYSDKVELASFHSTSKCYMGECGFRGGYMEVVNLDPEVKVQLTKLVSVRLCPPVTGQALLDLVVNPPQADEPSYGTFIKERSHTLAMLAEKAKMTQDILNQVPGISCNPVQGAMYTFPCIQLPPKAIAEAKEKGQAPDMFYCMKLLEEKGICLVPGSGFGQRDGTYHFRMTILPPTEKLKIVLAKIKEFHQSFTEQYS, translated from the exons ATGACCGAGAACGGGTTCCTCCACCATGGGAAGGTCTTGACAGTGGACACCATGAACCCCAACGTGAAGCGTGTGGAATATGCTGTGCGTGGACCCATAGTGCAGAGGGCTGTGCAGATTGAGAAGGAGCTGAGAGAG GGAGTAAAGAAGCCCTTCACAGAGGTCATAAAGGCCAATATTGGAGATTGCCATGCCATGGGTCAGAAACCCATCACTTTCTTCAGACAG GTTCTGGCCCTGTGCTCTTATCCCGAACTCCTGGAAGATAACAAGTTTCCGGAGGACGCGAAGAGCCGAGCGAGACGAATCCTTCAGGCTTGTGGGGGCGGGAGCATCG GTGCCTACAGTGCTAGTCAAGGCATTGAGCTTGTCCGGAATGACGTCGCTCGGTATATTGAAAGAAGAGACGGAGGGATCCCATGTAATCCAGACAATATCTACCTCAGTGCAGGAGCCAGTGATGCcattatg acCATGCTGAAGTTGCTAGTCTCAGGTGAAGGCTCTTCTCGTACCGGAGTGATGATTTCCATCCCCCAGTATCCGCTCTACTCAGCCGGTCTGGCTGAACTTGCTGCAGTGCAGATTAACTACTATCTGGATGAGGCGAAGTGCTGGAGTTTAGACGTGGAAGAACTGCGGCGCGCCCTGCAGGCCGCCAGGAAACACTGCAGGCCGCGGGTTCTCTGCATCATCAACCCAGGAAACCCCACAG GTCAGGTGCAGAGCAGGCAGTGCATCGAGGATGTGATCAAGTTTGCTGCTGAAGAAAACCTGTTTCTCATGGCTGACGAG GTGTATCAGGATAACGTTTATGCAGAAGGCTGTCAGTTCCACTCCTTCAAGAAGGTTCTGTTTGAAATGGGGCCGGAGTATTCAGACAAAGTGGAGTTGGCTTCTTTCCACTCAACGTCCAAGTGCTACATGGGAGA ATGTGGTTTCAGAGGCGGTTACATGGAGGTGGTGAACCTGGACCCTGAAGTCAAAGTTCAGCTCACCAAGCTGGTGTCCGTTCGTCTGTGTCCTCCAGTGACTGGCCAGGCTCTTCTGGATCTGGTGGTCAATCCCCCACAAGCGGATGAACCCTCCTATGGCACCTTCATCAAG gagcgCTCACACACTCTAGCGATGCTGGCGGAAAAGGCCAAGATGACCCAAGACATCCTGAACCAGGTACCAGGAATAAGTTGTAATCCAGTTCAAGGAGCCATGTACACCTTCCCCTGCATCCAGCTCCCTCCTAAAGCTATCGCAGAAGCCAAG GAGAAAGGCCAGGCTCCTGATATGTTCTACTGTATGAAACTGCTGGAAGAAAAGGGAATCTGTCTGGTTCCGGGCAGCGGATTCGGTCAAAGGGACGGCACCTACCACTTCAG GATGACGATTCTGCCACCCACAGAGAAGCTGAAGATAGTTTTGGCGAAAATAAAGGAGTTCCATCAGAGTTTTACTGAGCAGTACTCCTAG